ACAGGTCAATTATAGACACTGTGCTAATTCCAGCGGGTGATTTAGCCTGATAGATAGGACCGTACGTTTTTATTTGTCAGTAACGCATCCAAAAAATTGGATGCGTTTTTTATTGGGTTTTTAATTGAAATATGAAGGAGAATCAGCATGGGAGCTCAACCAAAACAGGAATTTCAAAGGAAAATGAAAGAAAGACATCTTGTAATGCTTTCACTTGGCGGAGTTATTGGAACAGGTCTTTTCCTAAGCTCTGGTTATACAATTCAACAGGCAGGCCCCTTTGGCACTATTCTTTCTTATCTTGTTGGTGCCGTCGTTGTCTATCTTGTAATGCTATGTTTAGGAGAACTTTCTGTCCACATGCCTGAAACAGGCGCATTCCATGCATATGCAGCTAAATATATCGGTCCAGGAACTGGGTATGCTGTTGCATGGCTTTATTGGTTAACATGGACGGTTGCACTTGGATCGGAGTTTACAGCAGCAGGGCTGCTTATGCAGCGTTGGTTTCCATCTATTAATGTATGGATATGGAGCGCATTATTTGCTGTTTTGATTTTTGTTCTTAATGCTTTAACAGTCAAATTTTTTGCAGAATCAGAGTTTTGGTTTTCATCTATTAAAGTTTTAGCCATTGTATTTTTTATTATCCTAGGAGCAGGAGCAATGTTTGGTATTATTCCGCTTGAGCATTCAGAAGCTGCTCCGTTTTTCTCTAATATAACGAGTGAAGGTCTTTTTCCAAATGGAGCATTAGCTCTTGTAATGACGATGCTTGCAGTTAACTTTGCTTTTTCAGGAACAGAGCTTATTGGAGTTGCAGCTGGGGAAACAGCTGATCCGGAGAAGAACATTCCTAAGGCTATTCGTACAACATTATTCCGACTTATTATTTTCTTTGTTGGAACGATTGTTATTTTGGCAGCATTCTTACCAAGTTCAGAAGCAGGAGTTGTAGAAAGTCCATTTGTTGCTGTTCTTGAAAAAATAGGTGTCCCATACGCAGCAGATATTATGAACTTTGTCATTCTAACAGCTATTCTATCAGCAGCAAACTCAGGGCTCTATGCTTCATCTAGAATGCTCTGGTCACTTGCTGATCAAAAAACAATTTCACCCATCTTTGCAAAATTAACAAAGAGAGGTGTTCCAATTTACGCTGTAATTTTGAGTATGGTTGGAGGGGTGCTTGCTTTATTTTCAAGCATTATTGCTCCTGATACCGTATATATTGTTCTCGTCTCTATCTCAGGACTTGCCGTTGTTATAGTTTGGATGAGCATTAGTCTTTCACAGCTTTTCTTCCGCCGCTGTTATATTCGAGAAGGAAACTCTGTTGAAGATTTAGCATACAAAACACCGCTTTATCCATTTGTCCCTATTGCATCATTTTTACTTTGTTTAGCATCATGTATTGGGATTGCTTTTGATCCAACACAGCGTATAGCCTTGTATTGCGGCCTTCCATTTATTATTTTATGCTATATCGTATATTACACAACTCAACATTTTAAGAAGAAAAAGGAGCCTATTGAATATGCTAGTGGAGAGAAAAGATCCAGTTAAAAACATTCTAGAACAGTATCAAACTTTAATTGTAGATGGAGCACTTGCAACAGAACTAGAAGGATATGGCTGTGACCTTAATGATCCTCTCTGGTCTGCACGTGTTCTTATCGAAAATCCAGAACTTATATATAAAGTTCATAAGGAATACTTTCTTGCTGGAGCAGATTGTGCCATTACAGCAAGCTATCAAGCAACAATTGATGGCTTTAAACAGCGAGGAATTCAAGAAGAAGAGGGAATTAGGCTTATTAAAAAAACGGTAGATCTTGCCAAGAGGGCACGTGATGATTTCTGGAATGAACACAAGAGCAATGGGAGGCCAAAACCTATTGTCGCAGCATCTGTTGGACCATATGGAGCATACCTCGCAGATGGTTCTGAATACGTTGGAAACTATGGGGTTGATGATGAAACCCTTCGAGCTTTTCATGAACCAAGAATTAAAGTGCTGATTGAAGCAGGAGCAGATGTTCTTGCATTTGAAACTATTCCTTCTTTGCAGGAAGCAAAAGTCCTGTCTGGTCTTTTGGAAAAGTTTCCATCTGCTTATGCTTGGCTCTCTTTCTCTCTGAAAAATGAGAAGGAGATTAGTGATGGAAGTGCGCTTAAAGTGTGTGCAGAAGCTTTTAAGGAACATCCTCAGATTGTTGCAGTTGGTGTGAACTGTGCCGCTACAAATGTTGTTACAGAGGCTATTCACACTCTTCATCACTACAGTGGCAAGCCTATTATTGTTTATCCCAACTCAGGAGAGATGTATGATGCTGAAACGAAAACGTGGCATGGCTCTTCAACAGGAAAAGGATTTCATGAAGAATCGAAAGATTGGTATGAAGCAGGAGCCCGTTTGATTGGAGGGTGCTGTCGTACTTCTCCCCAGCATATTAAAGAGCTTGCTCATACATTTAGAGCCTAAACAAAGCGTTTCTAAGCTAGCTTAGAAACGCTTTTTCTATAAGTTGATCCGCTTTTGTCTATAGAGTTTCATAAGTGGATGAGTTCCTTTTGTAATTACATCTCGTAGGACTTTTGCAAGTGCTCCACTATAGACAAGAACATAGAAAAAAGGAGAACAAAATATGAAATGGAGAGCTTTTATAGGTGGAATTATTTCAGGTATCATAATGAGTGTTTTTTTAAAAGGAATTGAAGAATTAACTCACCTTCGAGTTTATACATTGTTACTAAATGTAGATTATATACCATTGTTAAAACTGGTAACATCAAATGAACCATGAGAGCTTATTCTTCACCTTATAGTAGCTGTTATTGTTTCTGTTGTTTGGTTTGTTGTGCTTCAAAAAATCAATCTAACGAAGAAAAAGGGCAGAATAGCAACAATGATGATGGCAATGTGTATTGGTCTTCTTCTATATCCTTCTACAACTATGTCAGAGAGAACCCCCTCCCTTTATTCTTTACCTTCTTTAGGATTTTGGCTTCTGGGCCATTTAATATTTGGTATATTATTAAGTCTTTTTTATAAGCGAGATAAATAGTTTTATGCACCTTCTCGAGAAAACCGTCATGTTCTTTTGGTT
The sequence above is drawn from the Priestia filamentosa genome and encodes:
- the mmuP gene encoding S-methylmethionine permease, which gives rise to MGAQPKQEFQRKMKERHLVMLSLGGVIGTGLFLSSGYTIQQAGPFGTILSYLVGAVVVYLVMLCLGELSVHMPETGAFHAYAAKYIGPGTGYAVAWLYWLTWTVALGSEFTAAGLLMQRWFPSINVWIWSALFAVLIFVLNALTVKFFAESEFWFSSIKVLAIVFFIILGAGAMFGIIPLEHSEAAPFFSNITSEGLFPNGALALVMTMLAVNFAFSGTELIGVAAGETADPEKNIPKAIRTTLFRLIIFFVGTIVILAAFLPSSEAGVVESPFVAVLEKIGVPYAADIMNFVILTAILSAANSGLYASSRMLWSLADQKTISPIFAKLTKRGVPIYAVILSMVGGVLALFSSIIAPDTVYIVLVSISGLAVVIVWMSISLSQLFFRRCYIREGNSVEDLAYKTPLYPFVPIASFLLCLASCIGIAFDPTQRIALYCGLPFIILCYIVYYTTQHFKKKKEPIEYASGEKRSS
- the mmuM gene encoding homocysteine S-methyltransferase, with translation MLVERKDPVKNILEQYQTLIVDGALATELEGYGCDLNDPLWSARVLIENPELIYKVHKEYFLAGADCAITASYQATIDGFKQRGIQEEEGIRLIKKTVDLAKRARDDFWNEHKSNGRPKPIVAASVGPYGAYLADGSEYVGNYGVDDETLRAFHEPRIKVLIEAGADVLAFETIPSLQEAKVLSGLLEKFPSAYAWLSFSLKNEKEISDGSALKVCAEAFKEHPQIVAVGVNCAATNVVTEAIHTLHHYSGKPIIVYPNSGEMYDAETKTWHGSSTGKGFHEESKDWYEAGARLIGGCCRTSPQHIKELAHTFRA